In Agromyces sp. G08B096, a genomic segment contains:
- a CDS encoding single-stranded DNA-binding protein, whose product MAGETIITVVGNLTADPELRYTQNGLAVANFTIASTPRTFDRQANEWKDGEALFLRASCWREFAEHVAGSLTKGSRVIATGRLKQRSYETKEGEKRTSIELEVDEIGPSLRYATAQVTRAQSNRGVGGGSSYGGGSSSDDAWAPSAPAASGGADVWNTPGATYGDDTPF is encoded by the coding sequence ATGGCCGGCGAGACCATCATCACCGTGGTCGGCAACCTCACCGCGGACCCCGAGCTGCGCTACACGCAGAACGGGCTCGCGGTCGCGAACTTCACCATCGCGTCCACCCCCCGCACGTTCGACCGTCAGGCGAACGAGTGGAAGGACGGCGAGGCGCTGTTCCTCCGCGCGAGCTGCTGGCGCGAGTTCGCCGAGCACGTGGCGGGTTCGCTCACCAAGGGTTCGCGGGTCATCGCTACCGGGCGGCTGAAGCAGCGTTCGTACGAGACCAAGGAAGGCGAGAAGCGCACCAGCATCGAGCTGGAGGTCGACGAGATCGGCCCCTCGCTCCGGTACGCCACCGCCCAGGTCACGCGCGCGCAGTCCAACCGCGGTGTCGGCGGGGGCTCCTCCTACGGAGGCGGCTCCTCGTCCGATGACGCATGGGCGCCCAGCGCTCCCGCCGCCTCCGGCGGTGCGGACGTCTGGAACACGCCCGGCGCCACCTACGGCGACGACACGCCCTTCTAG
- the dnaB gene encoding replicative DNA helicase, translating to MSIAHIGLAEPADEGEARRGERTPPHDLLAEQSALGGMMLSKDAVADVIETVRGVDFYVPKHEVVFNAILTLYSHGEPTDVIAVTDELTKTGELQRAGGVEYLHTLTSLVPTAANAGYYASIVAERALLRRLVEAGTRIVQMGYAGEGEVTELVNHAQAEIYGVTGSVETEDYVPLTEAVTAAIDEIEAAKHTDGKMTGVPTGFHDLDDLTNGFHPGQMIIVAARPAMGKSTLALDFARAASIHHDLPTIVFSLEMGKAEIAMRLLSAEASVPLQNMRKGTVDGRDWTTIAATRGRINDAPLYIDDSPNMTLVEIRAKCRRLKQRVGLKMVVIDYLQLMTSGKRVESRQQEVSEFSRALKLLAKELQVPVIALSQLNRGPEQRADKMPALSDLRESGSIEQDADMVILLHREAAYERDSPRAGEADLIVAKHRNGPTRTITVAFQGHFSKFADMAQV from the coding sequence TTGTCGATCGCGCACATCGGTCTCGCCGAACCGGCAGACGAGGGCGAGGCGCGACGAGGCGAACGCACTCCGCCGCACGACCTCCTCGCCGAGCAGAGCGCGCTCGGCGGCATGATGCTCTCCAAAGACGCCGTCGCCGACGTCATCGAGACCGTCCGCGGCGTCGACTTCTACGTGCCGAAGCACGAGGTCGTCTTCAACGCCATCCTCACGCTCTACTCGCACGGGGAGCCCACCGACGTCATCGCCGTCACCGACGAACTCACCAAGACGGGCGAACTGCAGCGCGCCGGCGGAGTCGAGTACCTCCACACCCTGACGAGCCTCGTGCCGACCGCCGCGAACGCCGGCTACTACGCCTCGATCGTCGCCGAGCGCGCGTTGCTCCGCCGGCTCGTGGAGGCCGGCACGCGCATCGTGCAGATGGGCTACGCCGGCGAGGGCGAGGTCACCGAACTCGTGAACCACGCCCAGGCCGAGATCTACGGCGTGACCGGCTCGGTCGAGACCGAAGACTACGTGCCGCTCACCGAGGCCGTCACGGCCGCCATCGACGAGATCGAGGCCGCCAAGCACACCGACGGGAAGATGACCGGCGTGCCGACCGGGTTCCACGACCTCGACGACCTCACCAACGGGTTCCACCCCGGCCAGATGATCATCGTCGCCGCCCGCCCCGCCATGGGCAAGTCGACGCTCGCGCTCGACTTCGCGCGCGCGGCATCCATCCACCACGACCTGCCCACCATCGTGTTCTCACTCGAGATGGGCAAGGCCGAGATCGCGATGCGCCTGCTCTCGGCCGAGGCATCCGTGCCGCTGCAGAACATGCGCAAGGGCACCGTCGACGGCCGCGACTGGACGACCATCGCCGCCACCCGCGGTCGCATCAACGATGCGCCGCTCTACATCGACGACTCCCCCAACATGACGCTCGTCGAGATCCGCGCGAAGTGCCGCCGCCTCAAGCAGCGCGTCGGCCTGAAGATGGTCGTCATCGACTACCTCCAGCTCATGACGAGCGGCAAGCGCGTCGAGAGCCGCCAGCAGGAGGTCTCCGAGTTCTCGCGTGCGCTGAAGCTCCTCGCGAAGGAACTGCAGGTGCCCGTCATCGCGCTCTCGCAGCTGAACCGAGGCCCCGAGCAGCGCGCCGACAAGATGCCGGCGCTCTCCGACCTCCGCGAGTCGGGCTCGATCGAGCAGGACGCCGACATGGTGATCCTGCTGCACCGCGAGGCGGCCTACGAGCGCGACAGCCCCCGCGCGGGCGAGGCCGACCTGATCGTGGCGAAGCACCGAAACGGCCCCACCCGCACCATCACGGTCGCGTTCCAGGGTCACTTCTCGAAGTTCGCGGATATGGCGCAGGTCTAG
- the rplI gene encoding 50S ribosomal protein L9: MAKVILTHEVSGLGEAGDVVEVKNGYARNYLVPQGFATPWTRGGQKQVDQIKAARTARALHSLEDAQALKASLEQGKVKLAVKAGLGGRLFGSVKTADVAAAVEAAGLGSVDKRKIEIPTPIKAVGDHEATVRLHDDVTATITLQVVAAK; the protein is encoded by the coding sequence ATGGCAAAGGTCATTCTCACGCACGAAGTGTCGGGTCTCGGCGAGGCCGGCGACGTCGTCGAGGTCAAGAACGGGTACGCCCGCAACTACCTCGTCCCGCAGGGCTTCGCGACCCCGTGGACCCGCGGCGGCCAGAAGCAGGTCGACCAGATCAAGGCTGCGCGCACGGCGCGCGCCCTGCACTCCCTCGAGGACGCGCAGGCGCTGAAGGCCTCGCTCGAGCAGGGCAAGGTCAAGCTGGCCGTCAAGGCCGGCCTCGGCGGCCGCCTGTTCGGCTCGGTCAAGACGGCGGATGTCGCCGCCGCGGTCGAGGCCGCCGGCCTCGGCTCGGTCGACAAGCGCAAGATCGAGATCCCGACGCCCATCAAGGCCGTCGGCGACCACGAGGCGACCGTTCGTCTGCACGACGACGTCACCGCCACGATCACCCTCCAGGTGGTCGCCGCGAAGTAG
- the rpsF gene encoding 30S ribosomal protein S6 has protein sequence MHQYELMVILDPEIDERTVAPSLDKFLNVIRNDGGSVDNVDIWGRRRLAYEIKKKAEGIYAVVDFTATPATTAELDRQLNLSEAVMRTKVLRADENIAQVAAAKKAEEAKAAKKAAAAAKKAAAPAAAQKDA, from the coding sequence ATGCACCAGTACGAGCTGATGGTCATCCTCGATCCCGAGATCGACGAGCGCACCGTTGCTCCCAGCCTCGACAAGTTCCTGAACGTCATCCGCAACGATGGCGGCAGTGTCGACAACGTCGACATCTGGGGACGGCGTCGTCTGGCCTACGAGATCAAGAAGAAGGCCGAGGGCATCTACGCCGTCGTCGACTTCACCGCCACGCCCGCGACCACCGCGGAGCTCGACCGCCAGCTGAACCTCAGCGAGGCCGTCATGCGGACCAAGGTCCTCCGCGCCGACGAGAACATCGCTCAGGTCGCCGCGGCGAAGAAGGCCGAGGAGGCGAAGGCCGCGAAGAAGGCCGCCGCCGCCGCGAAGAAGGCCGCCGCACCGGCCGCTGCGCAGAAGGACGCCTAG
- a CDS encoding DUF6049 family protein, whose product MVAESNRVRRRRRLPANRPRLLVAVAAAAAATVLAVPLVANAGVLTDALEVLTPTDASAGDGAQRASRVSAEVEADTVSLSIAPTAGTTLDPAAPLTLDVEIVNGTTEPIAAGTVRLTRAAEPIDQQAELDAWLAGPGEATESDTEPPAPEPVAELQSRALASGASEVVSFTLPPGSLGAAGEGPVIGLGAEVVVDEMVSASGTAVFARTGSSGAPGATGPRLALAYPLTVPAETTGLIDPDLLTLWTGPTGLLTRQLDAVANRPVAIALDPRILASIRVLGASAPPSATAWLDRLALVTNEVFPLSYADSDLAALAQSGVGALGPTSFTDVLDPADFTQTEPDPAPAPGSVEGDPSAGADPAATAGPTETPPPAGTLPTTEDLLAWPYTRTDLAWPAQGSVATGNLAVFRAAGLTTTILSASNVEGSSAGAAATVEGESAVVADANISDALQDAAAATTDASWGEASGRLGAELALRASLGDTATILGTFQRGAATQSSRVSAVFDELAAWPWSASASLTDAIGAPPAARTLVSLPEGAQRLEDIRRLLDSEAAIQQFSGVLDDPALLTGPTRRALLALLDVAWLDDPAAWSAAVGERLVAQTETLNSISVAPSSQVNVFSRDTGVPTTVENQLPFPVTVFVDVQPSNGRLIVDERVETTVAPESRSNVVVPVAAGVGRGEVTLAVSLFSPDGVQVGRTTEISANVQADWEGIGATVLAVLVIAFFGIGIWRNIRRRRRERAAAAESAEPADVADSPEPADSAEPADSAEPADSADAAAQPAAPNSADAHDDGDRTHG is encoded by the coding sequence ATGGTGGCCGAGTCGAACCGCGTGCGTCGACGCCGCCGACTCCCCGCGAACCGCCCGCGACTGCTCGTCGCGGTCGCGGCGGCCGCCGCCGCGACCGTCCTCGCCGTCCCGCTGGTCGCGAACGCGGGCGTCCTCACCGATGCGCTCGAGGTGCTGACCCCGACGGATGCCTCCGCCGGCGACGGCGCGCAGCGGGCCTCCCGGGTCTCGGCCGAGGTCGAGGCCGACACCGTCTCGCTCAGCATCGCGCCGACCGCGGGCACGACGCTCGACCCTGCCGCGCCCCTGACCCTCGACGTCGAGATCGTGAACGGCACGACGGAGCCGATCGCCGCCGGCACCGTGCGGCTGACCCGCGCCGCCGAGCCGATCGACCAGCAGGCCGAGCTCGACGCATGGCTGGCCGGCCCCGGCGAGGCGACCGAGTCCGACACCGAGCCGCCGGCCCCAGAGCCCGTCGCCGAGCTCCAGTCCCGCGCGCTCGCGAGCGGCGCGAGCGAGGTCGTCTCGTTCACCCTCCCGCCCGGCTCGCTCGGCGCGGCCGGCGAGGGCCCCGTCATCGGCCTCGGCGCCGAGGTGGTCGTCGACGAGATGGTGAGCGCGTCGGGCACGGCGGTGTTCGCACGCACGGGCTCGTCCGGCGCGCCCGGCGCGACCGGGCCGCGGCTCGCGCTGGCCTATCCCCTCACGGTCCCGGCCGAGACGACGGGGCTCATCGACCCCGACCTCCTGACCCTCTGGACCGGGCCGACGGGCCTGCTCACCCGGCAACTCGACGCCGTCGCGAACCGGCCCGTGGCGATCGCGCTCGACCCGCGCATCCTCGCGTCCATCCGTGTGCTGGGGGCCTCAGCGCCGCCGTCGGCGACGGCCTGGCTCGACCGCCTCGCGCTCGTCACGAACGAGGTGTTCCCGCTCTCCTACGCCGACAGCGACCTCGCGGCGCTCGCCCAGTCGGGCGTCGGCGCGCTCGGACCCACGAGCTTCACGGATGTGCTCGACCCCGCCGACTTCACGCAGACGGAGCCCGACCCCGCTCCGGCCCCAGGATCGGTCGAGGGCGACCCCTCCGCCGGCGCCGACCCCGCCGCGACCGCCGGCCCGACCGAGACGCCGCCGCCGGCCGGCACGCTGCCGACGACCGAAGACCTGCTCGCCTGGCCGTACACGCGGACCGATCTCGCCTGGCCCGCCCAGGGCAGCGTCGCGACGGGCAACCTCGCGGTCTTCCGCGCCGCAGGGCTCACCACGACGATCCTCTCCGCGTCCAACGTCGAAGGATCCTCGGCCGGAGCGGCGGCGACGGTCGAGGGCGAGTCGGCCGTCGTGGCCGACGCGAACATCTCCGATGCGCTGCAGGATGCCGCCGCGGCGACGACGGATGCCTCGTGGGGCGAGGCATCCGGACGCCTCGGAGCGGAGCTCGCGCTGCGCGCCTCCCTCGGCGACACGGCCACCATCCTCGGCACGTTCCAGCGCGGCGCCGCGACCCAGAGCTCGCGCGTCTCCGCGGTGTTCGACGAGCTGGCCGCATGGCCGTGGTCGGCGTCGGCGAGCCTCACCGACGCGATCGGCGCGCCGCCCGCCGCGCGGACCCTCGTCTCCCTCCCGGAGGGTGCGCAGCGACTGGAGGACATCCGGCGGCTGCTCGACAGCGAGGCCGCGATCCAGCAGTTCTCCGGCGTGCTCGACGACCCGGCGCTGCTGACCGGTCCCACCCGCCGCGCCCTGCTCGCGCTCCTCGACGTCGCCTGGCTCGACGATCCGGCCGCGTGGTCGGCCGCGGTCGGCGAACGCCTGGTCGCCCAGACGGAGACGCTCAACTCCATCTCGGTCGCCCCGAGCAGCCAGGTGAACGTGTTCTCGCGCGACACCGGGGTGCCCACCACGGTCGAGAACCAGCTGCCGTTCCCCGTGACCGTGTTCGTCGACGTGCAACCGTCGAACGGGCGACTCATCGTCGACGAGCGGGTCGAGACGACGGTCGCACCCGAGTCCCGCAGCAACGTCGTCGTCCCTGTGGCGGCGGGCGTCGGTCGTGGCGAGGTGACCCTCGCCGTGTCACTGTTCTCCCCCGACGGGGTTCAGGTGGGCCGCACGACCGAGATCTCGGCGAACGTGCAGGCCGACTGGGAGGGCATCGGCGCCACCGTCCTCGCGGTGCTGGTCATCGCCTTCTTCGGCATCGGCATCTGGCGGAACATCCGCCGTCGCCGCCGGGAGCGCGCGGCAGCGGCCGAGTCGGCGGAGCCGGCGGACGTCGCCGACTCCCCGGAACCGGCCGATTCAGCGGAACCGGCCGATTCAGCAGAACCCGCCGATTCAGCGGATGCCGCGGCCCAGCCCGCCGCACCCAACAGCGCCGACGCGCATGATGACGGAGATCGCACCCATGGCTGA
- a CDS encoding CCA tRNA nucleotidyltransferase has protein sequence MQDVAAALERLRELAASPTVSTLAAAFDAAGRELALVGGPVRDAFLGRPVHDLDFTTDAAPDDILAIVKPIAEAHWDIGRAFGTIGARIAGEQVEITTYRADTYDGDSRKPEVEFGDSLEGDLGRRDFTVNAMALRLPRLELVDPSGGVEDLMARVLRTPSPPERSFGDDPLRMLRAARFAAQLGFDVEAGTRAAMASLAPEIDRISAERVRDELSKLLLTDAPVPGIRLLVDSGLADRVLPEVPALRLERDEHHRHKDVYEHSLTVLDQAIGYEKSRGVLESPDLVMRLAALLHDIGKPATRRLEPGGAVSFHHHDVVGAKLAKKRLRALRFDNDTIAAVARLIELHLRFFGYTDGAWSDSAVRRYVRDAGDQLERLHILARADVTTRNRRKADMLSFAYDDLEERIAVLAEEEELAAVRPELDGAEIMRLLGISPGPVVGEAYRFLLELRLDEGPIGEDAARERLLAWWAARGGDAAGA, from the coding sequence ATGCAGGACGTCGCCGCGGCACTCGAACGCCTCCGGGAGCTCGCGGCCTCGCCGACGGTCTCGACGCTCGCCGCCGCCTTCGACGCGGCCGGTCGCGAGCTCGCCCTGGTGGGCGGTCCGGTCCGCGACGCCTTCCTCGGCCGGCCCGTGCACGACCTCGACTTCACGACGGATGCCGCGCCCGACGACATCCTCGCCATCGTGAAGCCCATCGCCGAGGCGCACTGGGACATCGGCCGGGCGTTCGGCACCATCGGCGCGAGGATCGCGGGCGAGCAGGTCGAGATCACCACCTACCGCGCCGACACGTACGACGGCGACTCGCGCAAGCCCGAGGTCGAGTTCGGCGACTCCCTCGAGGGCGACCTCGGCCGCCGCGACTTCACGGTCAACGCGATGGCGCTGCGACTCCCCCGGCTCGAGCTCGTCGACCCCTCAGGCGGCGTCGAAGACCTCATGGCGCGCGTCCTCCGCACGCCGTCGCCGCCCGAACGGTCGTTCGGCGACGACCCGCTGCGGATGCTCCGCGCCGCACGGTTCGCCGCGCAGCTGGGCTTCGACGTCGAGGCCGGCACACGAGCCGCGATGGCGTCGCTCGCGCCCGAGATCGACCGGATCTCGGCCGAGCGGGTGCGCGACGAGCTGTCGAAGCTGCTCCTCACCGACGCCCCGGTGCCCGGCATCCGCCTGCTCGTCGACTCCGGCCTCGCCGACCGCGTGCTGCCCGAGGTGCCCGCGCTCCGCCTCGAACGCGACGAGCACCACCGGCACAAGGACGTCTACGAGCACAGCCTCACCGTGCTCGACCAGGCCATCGGCTACGAGAAGTCACGCGGTGTGCTCGAGAGCCCCGACCTCGTCATGCGCCTCGCCGCACTGCTGCACGACATCGGGAAGCCCGCCACGCGGCGGCTCGAGCCCGGCGGGGCGGTCAGTTTCCACCACCACGACGTCGTCGGCGCGAAGCTCGCGAAGAAGCGGTTGCGTGCGCTGCGCTTCGACAACGACACCATCGCGGCCGTCGCACGGCTCATCGAACTGCACCTCCGCTTCTTCGGCTACACGGATGGCGCGTGGTCGGACTCCGCAGTGCGCCGCTACGTCCGCGACGCCGGCGACCAGCTCGAGCGGCTGCACATCCTCGCCCGTGCCGACGTCACGACGAGGAACCGCCGCAAGGCCGACATGCTCTCCTTCGCCTACGACGACCTCGAGGAGCGCATCGCCGTGCTCGCCGAGGAGGAGGAGCTCGCCGCCGTGCGGCCCGAGCTCGACGGCGCCGAGATCATGCGACTGCTCGGCATCTCCCCCGGCCCGGTCGTCGGCGAGGCGTACCGCTTCCTCCTCGAGCTGCGACTCGACGAGGGACCCATCGGCGAGGATGCCGCGCGCGAGCGCCTCCTCGCATGGTGGGCCGCCCGCGGCGGGGACGCGGCGGGCGCGTAG
- the rpsR gene encoding 30S ribosomal protein S18, which produces MAGKSSGDRRKPRGKGAKNAAPAKSVKVGVIDYKDVATLRKFISERGKIRARRITGVSVQEQRLIARAVKNAREMALLPYSGSGR; this is translated from the coding sequence ATGGCTGGAAAGAGCAGCGGCGACCGCCGCAAGCCTCGCGGCAAGGGCGCGAAGAACGCCGCCCCCGCGAAGTCCGTCAAGGTCGGCGTCATCGACTACAAGGATGTCGCGACCCTTCGCAAGTTCATCTCGGAGCGCGGCAAGATCCGCGCCCGTCGCATCACCGGTGTCTCCGTGCAGGAGCAGCGCCTCATCGCCCGCGCCGTCAAGAACGCCCGCGAGATGGCGCTCCTGCCCTACTCGGGCTCCGGCCGCTAA